In the Quercus lobata isolate SW786 chromosome 5, ValleyOak3.0 Primary Assembly, whole genome shotgun sequence genome, one interval contains:
- the LOC115991995 gene encoding NAC transcription factor 25-like: protein MESTDSSSGSQHPQLPPGFRFHPTDEELVVHYLKRKLASAPLPVTIIAEIDLYKFDPWELPSKATFGEQEWYFFSPRDRKYPNGARPNRAATSGYWKATGTDKPILTSNGTQKVGVKKALVFYGGKPPKGIKTNWIMHEYRLVDNTSTSKPTTTASDATNKKGSLRLDDWVLCRIYKKNNTQRPIMDQDKEDSMEAMIPTMQTMSMASQHNGKVPLPSKTANYTALLDNDSENYFDRILSAEGMQNGSISHNLATSSSKSSTLAVKRTLPSQFWNETGSLGSSSSGGKRFQGDLNSGSAGLDENNSFVSLLNQLPQGASFHPNSLIGSLGDGVLRQQFQLPSINWNS from the exons ATGGAAAGCACAGATTCATCATCTGGGTCACAACACCCTCAGCTTCCACCTGGGTTCCGGTTCCACCCTACAGATGAAGAACTCGTGGTCCACTATCTCAAAAGGAAGCTTGCCTCAGCTCCTCTACCCGTTACTATCATAGCAGAGATCGATTTATACAAGTTTGATCCATGGGAGCTCCCAA GTAAGGCTACGTTTGGAGAACAAGAGTGGTATTTTTTCAGTCCTAGGGACCGGAAATACCCGAACGGGGCTAGGCCTAATAGGGCCGCAACTTCAGGATATTGGAAAGCAACAGGGACCGATAAACCTATACTAACATCTAATGGAACTCAAAAAGTTGGTGTTAAAAAAGCCCTTGTGTTCTACGGTGGGAAGCCCCCTAAAGGTATTAAAACCAATTGGATTATGCATGAGTACCGCCTTGTGGACAACACTTCTACTTCCAAGCCTACTACTACCGCTTCTGATGCTACAAACAAGAAAGGTTCTTTAAGG cttgatgattgggttttgtgtcggatttataagaaaaacaaCACCCAAAGACCTATTATGGATCAGGACAAGGAGGATTCAATGGAGGCTATGATTCCAACTATGCAAACCATGTCGATGGCTAGCCAGCACAATGGGAAAGTACCTCTACCTTCAAAGACTGCAAACTATACTGCATTACTTGACAATGATTCTGAGAATTACTTTGATAGAATTTTGAGTGCGGAGGGCATGCAAAATGGTTCCATTTCTCATAATTTGGCCACTTCAAGCTCAAAAAGTAGTACACTTGCGGTGAAACGCACACTCCCATCACAGTTTTGGAATGAAACAGGATCTCTAGGCTCTTCTTCCTCTGGTGGTAAGCGATTCCAAGGTGATCTTAATAGTGGAAGTGCAGGGCTTGATGAAAACAACTCGTTTGTTTCTCTGCTAAATCAGCTCCCTCAGGGTGCTTCATTCCATCCAAACTCGCTTATTGGGTCTCTTGGTGATGGGGTTTTGAGGCAACAATTTCAACTTCCAAGCATAAATTGGAACTCATAG